The Sporocytophaga myxococcoides genome includes a window with the following:
- the rpsD gene encoding 30S ribosomal protein S4 has product MARYTGPKTKISRKFGEPILGASKALQKKSYPPGMHGRGRRKKQSEYAVQLAAKQKAKYTYGVLERQFSNTFDKAARMGGVTGENLLKLLESRLDNVIYRLGIAPSRRAARQLVLHHHIIVNGDVVNIPSFSVKPGDIVAVREKSKSLEVITASLSAKGGKKFAWFEWDSNSMTGKYINYPQREEIPENIQEQLIVELYSK; this is encoded by the coding sequence ATGGCAAGATATACAGGCCCGAAAACAAAAATTTCAAGAAAATTCGGAGAACCGATCTTAGGAGCGAGTAAGGCATTACAAAAGAAGAGCTATCCTCCTGGCATGCACGGTAGAGGAAGAAGAAAAAAGCAATCTGAGTATGCTGTTCAGCTTGCTGCTAAGCAAAAAGCAAAGTATACTTATGGTGTATTGGAGAGACAATTTTCTAATACATTTGATAAAGCTGCCAGAATGGGTGGTGTTACTGGTGAGAACCTACTTAAGCTTCTTGAATCAAGGCTTGATAATGTTATCTATAGATTGGGGATTGCCCCATCAAGAAGAGCAGCTAGGCAGTTGGTATTGCACCATCACATAATTGTTAACGGAGATGTTGTTAACATTCCGAGTTTCTCTGTGAAACCTGGTGATATAGTAGCTGTTAGAGAGAAATCAAAATCTTTAGAAGTCATAACTGCAAGTCTATCTGCTAAAGGTGGAAAAAAGTTTGCATGGTTTGAGTGGGATAGCAATTCAATGACTGGTAAGTATATAAACTATCCTCAAAGAGAGGAAATACCTGAGAATATTCAGGAACAGCTTATAGTCGAGCTTTATTCCAAATAA
- the rpsK gene encoding 30S ribosomal protein S11, with product MAQQQQAGKRKDKAKKRVVVVESTGQAHIKASFNNIIISITNNAGQVISWASAGKMGFKGSKKNTPYAAQVAAQNCAQVAFDLGLRKVEVFVKGPGSGRESAIRTIQNAGIEVSIIKDVTPLPHNGCRPPKKRRV from the coding sequence ATGGCTCAACAACAACAAGCAGGCAAAAGAAAGGATAAAGCCAAAAAGAGAGTAGTAGTTGTAGAATCTACAGGTCAGGCTCATATTAAGGCTAGCTTTAACAACATCATTATTTCCATCACTAACAATGCAGGTCAAGTAATCTCTTGGGCTTCTGCAGGAAAAATGGGTTTTAAAGGTTCTAAAAAGAATACTCCTTATGCTGCCCAAGTAGCTGCTCAGAATTGTGCCCAGGTAGCATTTGATTTAGGATTAAGAAAGGTAGAAGTTTTCGTTAAAGGACCTGGTTCTGGAAGAGAATCTGCAATCAGAACTATTCAAAATGCTGGTATCGAGGTATCGATTATTAAAGATGTAACTCCTCTACCGCATAATGGATGCAGACCTCCAAAGAAGAGAAGAGTTTAA
- a CDS encoding DNA-directed RNA polymerase subunit alpha — protein sequence MSILAFQMPEKVVMEKADDFHGLFEFKPLEKGYGVTIGNALRRILLSSLEGYAVTGIKIPGVLHEFSTIEGVMEDVSEIILNLKMVRFKKIADTNESKIVVSLKKQEVFKAGDIGKFTSSFQILNPEHVICHLDNSVSMDVELTLEKGRGYVPAEENKPAEQVFGFIPIDAIFTPIKNVKYSVENTRVEQKTDYEKLILDIETDGSIHPEDALKGAANILIKHFMLFSDQTMTFETAKPDEEETVDEELLHMRKLLKTPISELDLSVRAYNCLKAADIKSLGDLAALDISDMMKFRNFGKKSLAELEALIADKNLTFGMDLAKYKLDED from the coding sequence ATGTCAATATTAGCATTTCAAATGCCTGAGAAGGTTGTAATGGAAAAAGCAGACGATTTTCATGGTCTGTTTGAATTTAAACCTCTCGAAAAGGGCTATGGAGTAACGATAGGTAACGCTCTTAGAAGAATTTTGCTTTCTTCTTTGGAGGGTTATGCTGTAACAGGAATTAAAATTCCAGGAGTTCTTCATGAGTTTTCTACAATAGAAGGTGTAATGGAAGATGTATCAGAAATTATCTTAAATCTTAAAATGGTAAGATTTAAAAAGATTGCTGATACAAATGAAAGTAAAATTGTAGTTTCCCTAAAGAAGCAAGAAGTTTTTAAAGCTGGAGATATAGGTAAATTTACTTCATCATTTCAGATTTTAAATCCTGAGCATGTAATATGCCATCTTGATAATTCTGTTAGTATGGATGTTGAACTTACTCTTGAGAAAGGTAGAGGATACGTTCCGGCAGAAGAAAATAAGCCAGCTGAACAAGTGTTTGGTTTTATTCCAATTGATGCAATTTTTACGCCTATAAAAAATGTCAAGTATAGCGTAGAGAATACAAGGGTTGAACAAAAGACTGACTATGAGAAATTGATTCTTGATATCGAGACCGATGGCTCTATTCATCCAGAAGATGCATTAAAAGGTGCTGCCAATATTCTTATTAAGCACTTCATGTTGTTCTCTGATCAAACTATGACTTTTGAAACGGCAAAGCCGGACGAAGAAGAGACTGTAGACGAGGAGCTATTGCACATGAGGAAATTATTAAAGACACCAATTTCTGAGTTAGATTTGTCAGTAAGGGCTTATAATTGTCTTAAAGCAGCAGATATTAAATCTCTAGGAGATTTAGCAGCTTTAGATATTTCAGATATGATGAAATTTAGAAATTTCGGTAAAAAATCATTAGCTGAATTAGAAGCTTTAATTGCCGATAAAAACCTAACATTTGGGATGGATTTGGCTAAGTATAAACTTGATGAAGATTAA